The proteins below come from a single Verrucomicrobiales bacterium genomic window:
- a CDS encoding DUF1501 domain-containing protein — MNFDQELHWQLARRAFLRRTTGSLGSFALASLLNPLKSEAGVRRPEPGKWPGVVQPLHFAPKAKRIIWLYMAGGPSHLETLDPKPKLAELHGKPMPESFTKGQPIAQLQGQALKCFGPQHPFKKFGQSGQEICELFPKLGGVADELCIVRSLHTEAINHDPAHTFMNTGTMVSGRPSLGSWLTYGLGSEAEDLPGFVVMQSDGRGGQMQPISSRMWHSGFLPSQFQGVKFRSKGDPILYLNNPAGINPKVQREVIDAAVKLNRSHELRVEDPEIATRIKQYEMAFRMQTSVPELMDLSKEPAHMLTRYGAKPGDGSYASNCLLARRLAERGVRFIQLYHRDWDHHGNVKNDVRLKAEEVDGPTAALIQDLKERDMLKDTLIVWGGEFGRTPMSQGGDGRDHHMKGFSMMLAGGGVKGGISYGATDELGYNAVENPVHVNDLHATMLRLIGIDHLRLTHRFQGRDFRLTDVGGQVIKDILV, encoded by the coding sequence ATGAACTTCGATCAAGAACTTCACTGGCAGTTGGCTCGGCGGGCCTTCCTGCGTCGGACGACGGGAAGCCTCGGCAGTTTCGCTTTGGCTTCCCTGCTGAACCCCCTGAAATCCGAGGCTGGGGTTCGTCGGCCGGAGCCGGGCAAGTGGCCGGGGGTGGTTCAGCCGTTGCACTTCGCTCCGAAGGCCAAACGGATCATTTGGTTGTATATGGCAGGCGGGCCGTCGCATTTGGAGACATTGGATCCGAAGCCGAAGCTGGCCGAGCTGCATGGCAAGCCCATGCCGGAATCTTTCACCAAGGGACAACCGATCGCTCAGCTGCAGGGGCAGGCGCTCAAGTGTTTTGGGCCACAGCACCCGTTTAAGAAGTTTGGGCAGTCGGGGCAGGAGATCTGTGAGCTGTTCCCCAAGCTGGGAGGGGTTGCCGACGAGCTGTGCATCGTGAGATCGCTCCACACGGAAGCGATCAATCATGATCCGGCGCACACCTTCATGAACACGGGCACCATGGTGTCCGGTCGCCCGAGCCTGGGCTCATGGTTGACCTATGGTTTGGGCAGTGAAGCGGAGGATCTGCCCGGCTTCGTGGTGATGCAATCGGACGGTCGTGGCGGCCAGATGCAGCCCATCTCATCGCGGATGTGGCACAGCGGTTTTCTGCCCAGCCAGTTTCAGGGTGTGAAGTTTCGTTCCAAGGGCGATCCCATCCTGTATCTCAACAACCCCGCGGGTATCAACCCGAAGGTGCAGCGCGAGGTGATTGATGCAGCGGTGAAACTGAATCGATCTCACGAATTGCGGGTGGAGGATCCGGAGATCGCCACTCGGATCAAGCAATACGAGATGGCGTTCCGCATGCAAACCAGCGTGCCGGAACTTATGGATTTGTCCAAGGAGCCTGCGCATATGCTGACCCGTTATGGCGCCAAGCCGGGGGACGGGAGCTACGCATCCAACTGTCTTCTAGCCCGACGCCTCGCGGAGCGTGGGGTTCGATTCATCCAGCTCTACCATCGAGACTGGGATCATCATGGCAACGTGAAGAATGATGTGCGGCTCAAGGCTGAGGAGGTCGACGGGCCCACGGCGGCGTTGATTCAAGATCTCAAGGAGCGAGACATGCTGAAGGACACCTTGATTGTTTGGGGCGGTGAATTTGGCCGGACGCCCATGTCGCAGGGAGGAGACGGGCGGGACCACCATATGAAGGGCTTTTCGATGATGCTGGCGGGAGGCGGTGTGAAGGGTGGCATTTCCTATGGAGCGACCGATGAATTGGGATACAACGCCGTTGAAAACCCAGTGCATGTGAACGACCTGCATGCCACGATGCTGCGCTTGATCGGGATTGATCACCTTCGCCTGACCCACCGGTTTCAGGGAAGAGATTTTCGGCTCACCGATGTCGGAGGCCAGGTCATCAAGGATATTCTAGTCTGA
- a CDS encoding PSD1 domain-containing protein produces MRCHFNVSQPVLVLWVGIYCLAGLSARAEGPSSAALPDKIRFNRDIRPIFSDTCFACHGPDAKARKGKLRLDVREEALRVRDGKAPVVPGDSSRSEAFRRLITKDADDLMPPPDSHKTLSPRQIEIVRRWIDQGAEYEAHWAYAPLSRPAPPAVAKKSWVRNPIDGFILSRLEQEGLRPSKEADAETLFRRLHLDLTGLPPKPDDVRQFRADRSDAAYSRWVDRLLDSSAFAERMSVWWLDLVRYADSVGYHSDVPMSVWPYRDYVIESFRRNKPFDRFTVEQIAGDLLPEATQEQKVASAYNRLLQTTEEGGAQAKEYEFLYAGDRVRNTAIAWMGATLLCSQCHDHKYDPFSMKDFYSFAAFFADIQEPIVGARGRGTLLTNATQQRQIQEFDDGISRLRKALETPTSELAAEQQAWEESMGREPEWRTLAVGAPRSASTTQFESLPDGAVRVKGSVPEKDQFTFTTSVGMETVTGFRLEVLSDPVLPANGPGTASNGNFVLSEVSIQEGGREGTNRVLRLSRAVVDFSQDGYAADKLIDGKLDTAGWAVLPQIGKNHYAVFELKEPLRATADTVVRFQLSFQSQFGQHLIGKWRVSATTQPAPSRTLGLPGDIRKLVSKPAAERSESERNELSKYYRRIAPSLDDERKDLAGLEEKKRNFIAPIASCLVTESGPPREVRIHPRGNWMADTGPVMTPAVPEVLGKLSSAGRATRLDLAKWLVAPDNGLTARVFVNRVWRLFYATGLSKTLYDSGSQGEAPSHPELMEWLATEFIHSGWDVKHLIRLMVTASAYRQTSVTSPLLAERDPYNRLYARQSAFRLEAEFIRDNALAVSGLLVDKVGGPSVFPYQPAGYWAPLNFPVREWQNSKGEGLYRRGLYTHWQRTFLHPSLAAFDACSREESTAERARSNIPQQALAMLNDPTYVEAARSLATHLIQAEPKSAKRRLELAFQRVLGRSIRSDEQRVLLELQRSHLSEFQQNPEEAKKLLSHGELPVSKDVETAELASWTSVTRAILNLHETITRE; encoded by the coding sequence ATGCGCTGTCATTTCAATGTGTCCCAGCCGGTGTTGGTTCTGTGGGTAGGGATCTATTGCCTAGCCGGCCTTTCCGCCCGGGCGGAAGGGCCTAGTTCGGCGGCTCTGCCAGACAAAATACGGTTTAATCGGGACATCCGTCCCATCTTTTCGGACACCTGTTTTGCCTGTCATGGCCCCGATGCCAAGGCTCGAAAGGGAAAACTGCGTCTCGATGTGCGCGAGGAGGCCTTGCGGGTTCGGGACGGCAAGGCCCCGGTCGTGCCGGGCGACAGCTCCCGCAGCGAGGCTTTTCGCCGATTGATCACCAAGGACGCGGATGATTTGATGCCGCCTCCGGACAGTCATAAAACCCTTTCGCCTCGCCAAATCGAAATCGTGCGGCGGTGGATTGATCAGGGAGCAGAGTATGAGGCGCACTGGGCCTACGCCCCGCTCAGCCGCCCCGCTCCCCCGGCCGTGGCTAAAAAAAGCTGGGTGCGGAACCCCATCGACGGCTTTATTCTGAGCAGACTGGAGCAGGAGGGGCTACGACCTTCCAAGGAAGCGGACGCGGAGACTTTATTCCGTCGGCTTCATCTCGATCTGACCGGCCTGCCGCCCAAGCCCGACGACGTTCGCCAGTTTCGAGCGGATCGATCGGACGCTGCCTATTCCCGCTGGGTAGACCGACTGCTCGATTCCTCGGCTTTTGCCGAGCGCATGAGTGTGTGGTGGTTGGATCTCGTGCGCTATGCGGACTCCGTCGGCTACCATAGCGATGTGCCGATGTCCGTCTGGCCTTATCGGGACTATGTGATTGAGTCCTTCCGTCGCAATAAACCATTCGACCGGTTTACGGTTGAACAAATTGCCGGCGACCTGCTGCCCGAAGCGACTCAGGAACAGAAGGTGGCTTCCGCCTACAATCGATTGCTGCAAACCACCGAGGAGGGGGGAGCCCAAGCGAAGGAATACGAGTTCTTATACGCTGGCGATCGAGTGAGGAATACGGCGATCGCGTGGATGGGGGCCACCTTGCTCTGCAGCCAGTGCCACGACCACAAGTATGATCCCTTCTCAATGAAGGACTTCTACAGCTTTGCCGCCTTTTTTGCCGACATTCAGGAACCGATCGTCGGCGCGCGGGGCCGGGGTACGCTTCTCACGAATGCAACCCAGCAGCGTCAGATTCAGGAGTTTGACGATGGGATTAGCCGATTGCGCAAGGCATTGGAAACCCCGACCTCTGAGCTGGCCGCGGAACAGCAGGCCTGGGAAGAGTCCATGGGCCGAGAGCCCGAGTGGCGAACGTTGGCGGTGGGTGCCCCGCGCAGCGCGTCTACCACCCAATTCGAGTCTCTCCCGGACGGGGCAGTCCGGGTGAAGGGAAGTGTTCCAGAGAAGGATCAGTTTACCTTCACGACATCGGTGGGGATGGAAACAGTGACCGGATTTCGCCTGGAGGTATTGAGCGATCCAGTGCTGCCGGCCAACGGTCCGGGCACAGCCAGCAACGGCAATTTCGTCCTGAGCGAGGTCTCGATCCAGGAAGGGGGACGCGAGGGAACCAATCGAGTACTGCGGCTCAGCCGGGCGGTGGTCGATTTCTCGCAGGATGGCTATGCGGCGGATAAGCTCATCGATGGCAAGCTGGACACGGCCGGTTGGGCGGTTCTCCCTCAGATCGGCAAGAATCACTACGCGGTGTTTGAACTCAAGGAGCCGCTCCGAGCGACGGCGGACACCGTCGTTCGCTTTCAGCTCAGTTTCCAGTCGCAGTTTGGCCAGCATCTCATCGGGAAGTGGCGCGTTTCGGCGACGACCCAGCCGGCGCCGTCACGCACGCTTGGGCTCCCGGGGGACATTCGTAAGCTGGTCAGCAAACCTGCGGCCGAGCGATCGGAGTCCGAACGCAATGAGTTGTCCAAGTATTACCGTCGGATCGCTCCGTCCCTGGACGATGAACGGAAGGATTTGGCCGGGTTGGAGGAAAAGAAGCGCAACTTCATTGCGCCGATCGCTTCGTGCCTGGTGACCGAGTCGGGCCCTCCGCGGGAGGTTCGGATTCATCCGCGCGGCAACTGGATGGCGGACACGGGACCGGTGATGACTCCCGCGGTCCCTGAGGTGTTGGGAAAGCTGTCGAGCGCGGGTCGCGCGACACGCCTCGATTTGGCGAAGTGGCTGGTTGCGCCGGACAATGGGCTGACTGCCCGGGTTTTCGTCAATCGGGTCTGGCGGTTGTTCTATGCCACGGGGCTTTCGAAAACCTTGTATGACAGTGGCTCTCAGGGCGAGGCCCCGAGTCATCCGGAACTGATGGAGTGGTTGGCGACCGAGTTTATTCACAGCGGCTGGGACGTGAAGCATCTCATTCGCTTGATGGTGACAGCGTCGGCCTACCGTCAGACCTCCGTTACGAGCCCCCTGCTGGCCGAGCGCGATCCCTACAACCGTCTCTATGCCCGTCAATCCGCGTTTCGACTGGAAGCGGAGTTCATTCGGGACAATGCGCTGGCGGTGAGCGGTCTCTTGGTGGATAAGGTGGGCGGTCCCTCGGTCTTTCCTTATCAGCCGGCGGGCTACTGGGCTCCGTTGAACTTCCCGGTTCGGGAGTGGCAAAACAGCAAGGGAGAAGGGTTGTATCGGAGAGGACTCTACACGCATTGGCAACGGACGTTCCTGCATCCCAGCTTGGCTGCCTTTGATGCCTGCAGTCGAGAGGAGTCCACTGCCGAGCGTGCGCGATCGAACATCCCTCAGCAGGCCTTGGCGATGCTCAACGACCCGACCTATGTGGAAGCGGCGCGATCCCTGGCCACTCACTTGATCCAGGCGGAGCCCAAGAGCGCCAAGCGCCGTCTCGAGCTGGCCTTCCAGCGAGTCCTGGGTCGGTCGATCCGTTCCGACGAGCAACGGGTTCTGCTCGAGCTTCAGCGCAGTCACCTGAGCGAGTTCCAACAGAACCCTGAGGAGGCCAAGAAACTTTTGTCGCATGGCGAGCTCCCGGTTTCCAAAGATGTGGAGACGGCGGAGCTGGCTTCCTGGACCTCGGTGACACGCGCCATTCTGAACCTTCACGAGACCATCACCCGGGAGTAA
- a CDS encoding NIPSNAP family protein: MRALLSLTLLTLLMLTSSNASAASPDTQCYEMRIYYAAPGKLDDLNARFRNHTIKLFEKHGMKNIGYWMPIENPELKLIYVLAYPSREAREKSWKAFVNDPEWKAVAKSTEANGRLVAKAESLFMSATDYSPVIAPEKAAVPRAFELRTYTATPGKLSNLNARFRNHTVELFQKHGMKNIAYWNLMAGEKGADDTLIYLLAHASKTAGEASFKTFREDPKWKAARKDSEEKAGGSLTIPDGVKSEYLVPTDYSQWK, translated from the coding sequence ATGCGCGCACTGCTCTCACTCACCCTGCTCACGTTGCTCATGCTCACCTCCTCGAACGCCTCGGCTGCCTCTCCGGACACCCAATGCTACGAGATGCGGATCTACTACGCCGCTCCGGGTAAACTCGACGACCTGAACGCCCGCTTCCGCAACCACACCATCAAGTTGTTCGAGAAGCATGGCATGAAGAACATCGGCTACTGGATGCCGATCGAGAACCCCGAGCTGAAGCTGATCTACGTGCTGGCTTACCCGAGTCGCGAGGCTCGCGAAAAGTCCTGGAAGGCGTTTGTGAACGACCCCGAGTGGAAGGCGGTCGCCAAATCAACCGAAGCGAACGGCCGCCTGGTGGCCAAAGCCGAAAGCCTCTTCATGTCCGCGACGGACTATTCTCCCGTGATCGCTCCTGAGAAAGCAGCCGTGCCGCGCGCGTTCGAACTTCGCACCTACACCGCCACTCCGGGCAAGCTGTCGAACCTCAACGCCCGCTTCCGAAACCACACCGTGGAGCTGTTTCAAAAGCACGGTATGAAGAACATCGCGTATTGGAACCTCATGGCAGGGGAAAAAGGCGCCGACGACACTCTAATCTATCTGCTCGCCCACGCCTCCAAAACCGCAGGAGAGGCTTCCTTCAAGACCTTCCGGGAGGACCCGAAATGGAAGGCCGCGCGCAAGGACTCGGAAGAGAAGGCCGGCGGCTCACTCACCATCCCCGATGGCGTCAAATCCGAATACTTAGTGCCGACAGATTATTCCCAGTGGAAGTAG
- a CDS encoding prolyl oligopeptidase family serine peptidase: protein MMQRIQYRVLGAAMLVACLTSAAQSEPSTTMKPAPPQQLRERFTHREVTRHELGYLLSFPEGYDKSSKKKWPLLLFLHGAGERGTNLNKVAVHGPPKLIEKGTKLPFIVVSPQCPAGEIWDDATLLALLDKLSRKHRVDPKRIYLTGLSMGGYGSWSLATRHPERFAAVAPICGGGERIRLLLMSESQRKALKTLGIWAFHGAKDSVVPLEESERMIKAVKAAGNTAPKFTIYPETDHDSWTEAYNNPELFAWFLNYSR from the coding sequence ATGATGCAACGAATTCAATACCGAGTTCTCGGCGCAGCGATGCTGGTCGCCTGCCTGACCAGCGCAGCTCAATCCGAGCCCTCCACCACCATGAAGCCAGCCCCGCCCCAGCAGCTCCGCGAACGCTTCACCCACCGCGAAGTAACGCGCCATGAACTGGGATATCTACTCTCCTTTCCCGAGGGCTACGACAAGTCCAGTAAGAAGAAGTGGCCCCTCCTCCTGTTCTTGCACGGCGCCGGCGAACGCGGAACCAATTTGAACAAAGTCGCGGTGCACGGTCCGCCCAAGCTGATCGAAAAGGGGACCAAGCTGCCGTTCATCGTGGTGTCGCCGCAATGCCCTGCGGGAGAAATTTGGGACGATGCCACGCTGCTGGCTCTGCTCGATAAGCTGAGCAGGAAACACCGAGTCGATCCCAAGCGGATCTACCTGACGGGCTTGAGCATGGGGGGCTACGGCAGCTGGAGCCTGGCCACACGACATCCCGAACGCTTTGCGGCGGTCGCGCCGATCTGTGGGGGCGGGGAGAGGATCCGATTGCTACTCATGAGCGAAAGCCAGCGGAAGGCGCTGAAAACTTTGGGCATCTGGGCCTTTCACGGAGCCAAGGATAGCGTGGTTCCGCTCGAAGAGTCCGAACGGATGATCAAGGCGGTCAAGGCGGCCGGCAACACCGCCCCCAAATTCACGATCTATCCGGAAACGGACCATGATTCCTGGACGGAAGCCTATAACAACCCAGAACTCTTCGCGTGGTTCTTGAACTACTCGAGGTAG
- a CDS encoding PQQ-binding-like beta-propeller repeat protein: MSHTQASGSTANDLRFVTRAGRGWAVIVTLLAFWTGAACGPVAAADWPTYMRDAQRSGITSEALRTNLGVAWVYPRVKRPHPAWHDEAKRDYSVDIPSQRPFKQRNLFDRVNHVAVSGGRVYLASATDHTIQSLDAVTGEPRWTFFTDGPARMAPTVDSGRVYAGSDDGSAYCLDAVQGTLVWKYTPAGPTNYWVPNNGQPVSPWAVRSGVLVDRGTAYFAAGIFPSEGVYLCAVDALSGQFTTTNHWRTRHLNQGSMQGYLLLSGTRVYVPGGRSNPFYFNRSTGALLGQYNDREASGTFALLAGNSFFYGRSGRTLGRITESGSAGDTLATYDDGNAMVVTTNRSYLLSDTALKALSRPGRATLWTKPVTSGHTLILAGTTLWVGGDGEVSAYDAASGNRLWASAVTGRAAGLAVADGRLFVSTDEGLIYSYASQEGSGRSALILR, encoded by the coding sequence ATGAGTCACACCCAAGCCTCCGGTTCCACCGCCAACGACCTACGCTTCGTGACACGGGCAGGCCGAGGGTGGGCTGTCATCGTCACTCTTTTGGCATTCTGGACCGGTGCGGCGTGTGGGCCGGTCGCTGCGGCGGACTGGCCTACCTATATGCGGGATGCTCAGCGCAGTGGCATCACGTCGGAGGCGCTCCGTACGAATCTCGGGGTGGCCTGGGTCTATCCGCGTGTCAAGCGTCCGCATCCCGCCTGGCACGACGAGGCCAAGCGGGACTACTCCGTCGACATTCCGTCGCAACGGCCGTTCAAACAGCGGAACCTGTTTGACCGTGTCAACCACGTGGCGGTGTCGGGAGGCAGAGTCTATCTCGCCTCCGCGACGGACCACACCATTCAGAGTCTCGATGCGGTGACTGGGGAACCGCGCTGGACCTTCTTTACCGATGGCCCGGCGCGCATGGCACCCACCGTGGATTCCGGACGGGTGTATGCGGGTTCCGATGACGGTTCGGCCTATTGCCTCGATGCTGTGCAAGGCACGTTGGTCTGGAAATACACTCCGGCGGGCCCGACGAATTATTGGGTCCCGAACAACGGCCAGCCCGTCTCCCCTTGGGCCGTTCGCAGCGGGGTTCTGGTGGATCGGGGCACGGCGTATTTTGCGGCCGGGATCTTCCCGAGTGAAGGAGTATACCTCTGTGCGGTCGATGCCCTCAGCGGGCAGTTCACCACGACCAATCATTGGAGGACCCGCCATCTGAATCAGGGGTCCATGCAGGGATATCTCCTGCTCTCGGGAACCCGCGTCTATGTCCCGGGCGGACGCAGCAACCCCTTTTACTTCAATCGATCGACGGGAGCGTTGTTGGGCCAGTACAATGACCGTGAGGCATCGGGGACCTTCGCGTTGTTGGCGGGCAACTCGTTCTTCTATGGGCGATCAGGCCGGACGTTGGGGCGCATTACCGAGTCGGGTTCAGCCGGCGATACCCTGGCGACCTACGATGACGGCAACGCGATGGTTGTGACCACCAACCGGAGCTATCTGTTGAGCGACACCGCATTAAAGGCATTGAGCCGTCCGGGACGAGCGACGCTGTGGACAAAGCCGGTAACCTCGGGGCACACCCTGATTTTGGCGGGCACGACTTTATGGGTGGGAGGGGACGGCGAGGTGTCGGCCTATGACGCCGCGTCAGGCAATCGTCTGTGGGCGAGTGCTGTAACTGGGCGGGCGGCGGGGTTAGCCGTTGCGGATGGACGTCTGTTCGTGAGCACGGACGAGGGATTGATCTACTCGTATGCCAGCCAGGAGGGTTCAGGACGAAGTGCTTTGATCCTTCGGTGA